In bacterium, one genomic interval encodes:
- the aroB gene encoding 3-dehydroquinate synthase, with the protein MATTIHVKLAERSYPIHIGRGLSFASVIGDKSTARALVVSDTNVEAMHGESVRKQLESKGIACVRAVVPAGEETKSLKWVEFLYEQAASAGLDRNSIIIALGGGMVGDLAGFVAATYLRGVRFVQIPTSLLALVDSSVGGKTGVNLTQGKNLVGAFYQPIEVDADLDLLKTLPQREYVSGLAEVVKYGVIWDASFFHLLEKNTNELLRRDPGLLESVIARCCEIKAEVVAMDEREIGPRAILNFGHTLGHALEKVGGYGRWLHGEAVAMGMHYAAHLSSRVEGFPSADAVRVSKLLQALGLPTRLEKDAIMAWPTLRDAMLSDKKTLKNRPRFVLSQKLGAAVVGCEVEDPLLEEVWNVCCK; encoded by the coding sequence ATGGCAACAACAATTCATGTTAAACTGGCGGAACGTTCCTATCCCATCCATATCGGCAGGGGGTTGTCTTTTGCTTCTGTCATAGGCGATAAATCGACTGCCCGTGCACTGGTCGTTTCTGACACCAATGTAGAGGCCATGCATGGTGAGTCTGTCCGTAAGCAGCTGGAATCCAAGGGGATAGCTTGTGTGCGCGCGGTTGTGCCTGCCGGGGAGGAAACGAAATCCCTGAAGTGGGTTGAATTTTTGTATGAGCAGGCGGCTTCAGCCGGGCTGGACCGGAATTCCATCATCATCGCGCTAGGTGGTGGTATGGTTGGCGACCTGGCCGGGTTTGTGGCGGCAACTTATCTGAGGGGCGTGCGGTTTGTGCAAATTCCCACCTCTCTGCTGGCCCTGGTTGACAGTTCGGTGGGAGGGAAGACCGGTGTGAACCTGACGCAAGGCAAAAATTTGGTGGGCGCCTTCTATCAACCCATTGAGGTGGATGCCGATTTGGATCTGCTCAAAACGCTCCCGCAACGTGAATATGTGTCCGGGCTGGCAGAAGTTGTTAAGTATGGCGTGATTTGGGATGCGTCCTTTTTCCATCTGTTGGAAAAAAATACCAATGAATTGCTGAGGCGTGATCCGGGGTTATTGGAGTCAGTCATTGCGCGGTGTTGCGAAATTAAGGCGGAGGTGGTGGCCATGGATGAACGGGAGATCGGGCCGCGCGCCATCCTCAACTTTGGACATACGCTTGGACATGCTCTCGAGAAGGTTGGCGGGTATGGCCGCTGGTTGCACGGTGAGGCCGTGGCGATGGGGATGCATTATGCCGCTCATCTTTCCTCCAGAGTGGAAGGGTTTCCCAGTGCCGATGCCGTTCGTGTTTCGAAATTACTCCAGGCGCTCGGGTTGCCGACCCGTCTTGAGAAGGATGCCATCATGGCTTGGCCGACTCTGCGGGACGCCATGTTGTCCGATAAGAAGACCTTGAAAAACCGTCCGCGTTTTGTCTTGTCACAAAAATTAGGTGCGGCAGTGGTGGGCTGTGAGGTCGAGGATCCCCTCCTCGAGGAGGTTTGGAATGTCTGCTGTAAATGA